DNA sequence from the Nicotiana tomentosiformis chromosome 3, ASM39032v3, whole genome shotgun sequence genome:
tcttcttcttcctcttccttctctttttcttctGCTTCTACTTCTGGTGCTGTTGCTGCTTCTTTTTTATCTTCTTCTGCTTCTCCTTTTGCTGTTGCTGCTGCTTCTTCTCCTTTGTCTTTTTCTTCTGCTTCTACTTCTGATGCTGcttcttcttctacttctttctcttcctcttcatattcctcttctttttctttttgttccctTTTTTTTTAACAACAATAACGATGTATTTGGATTAATGTAACATAACATAAAGATATAAACATATTTTGCAGttataacaacaataacataatGAATTAAACTCAAAAATTGAATTAGTTtatcaagaaagaaaaaaatgaaaattaaaaagaaagacaTACCGAGAGTAATGTGGAAAAATATAGACCTTGAGATTGTCACATCCTGAAGTTGCTTCTACTTCTTCCTTAATCTCCAAAGCTGAAGCATTGAGATTATCATCACAATAGATCACCTTGATTGATGCAAGTGTTCCAATATCCACAAAACTGTCAGGAATCTTCTCAAGCAATTCAACAGATTTTAGCACTAAACTCTCAAGCATGGGAAATGATGTTGATTCTGAGACATGCCATCCCCTAAGATGAACGCCTCGAAATTTTAAGATTTTGAGTACCGGGAACTCCATATCTCTCACGTCCCACTCGTCTTGCTCGAATATACACCCTTCAAATATCAGTCTTTGAAGGTTGGGTAACCCAGCGATTGTGGAAGTTGCACTTGCTGATATATTAACTTGGCGGAGGATCAACTCTTTGAGACTTGAAGGTAAATAATACTTGGTGATATTACACATCGAACCAAGCACGAGAGATTGAAGCTGTGTAAGAACATCCAATTTCAGAACGATAGAGTCAGCTTCATCAAAATCCTTGTCAATTATTATGAGGAGAAGTTTTTGAAGATTGGGAAACCTCTCAATTAACTCTATATCCTCAGGAAGTAACCACATGCCATTAAATGCCCTCAAATTCTCCAACTTAGACGGACCTTCTTCAGAAACTGCAAATATCTCACGAGGTAAGAGTGTTTCTAGGTCTACATGCTTTAGTTTCGTCATCTTCCAAATATGAGGTGTCCCTTCTCCTAATATCTCAGTATCCACAAGTAAAGTTTCTAGGTCGCACATGTGTGATACCCACTCGAAAAAAAACTTTTCGAAACACATTCCCAGGTATCTCAGGTAAACTAGTGATTGCAGTATATCAACTATATTCGTATAATCCCCTGGAATGCAGTTCTTGAAATCCAACACTCTAAGAAGTCTTAAGTCTCCAACTGACGAGAAGTGATAGGAACGAGATAAATACACTTCAGAAACAGTACCGTGAAAATTAGACTCAGTATTCCAAAAATCTTTATAAGCAAGAAAATCATCTGCGTTATTAGTAACAAAGAACGATTTAAGATCTTGTCCAAAAGATCCTTTTTTGGAGCCGCTTGTGAGGAATCTATCTACTTTGTTGTTGAATCTCTGCAAATCATGACGAAGCTTATGGTCGAGGTGAATGCACACTCGATGTTCCTCATCATATGAAGGTTGATATTGATTATGTATCCCTATAGCTTGCATGAACTTTTCTTCTTTAGCTTTGTTTAAGACAAAGTCACGCACTAGATCGTGAATTTGCAAGTACTTCACCTTGCCATCAAAGGTCGTCTTTGAAACCATTAGTAGGCTACTAGAAATTATATCGATCAAGTAACCTTCAGCTACCTCCTCCAATCCTCTCTCATCACTACATTGAACGAGGCCTTCAGCCATCCAGAGTAACATCAATTTAGATGCTCCAAATTTTTCATCCTCCCTAAATACTCCCATAGTTAGAAGGCAATGTCTCAAATGATCTGGTAAATAGCAGTAACTTAATTGTATTGCCAAGTTGCTCTCACTTTCAACTGCTCCAAGATGAGACTTTAAATTGTTTGCAACTTCACACCACTCTGAGACATTCCTTTCTTTCTTTGCCAGAATTCCACCAATCAAAACAACTGTAAGAGGCAATCCTTTACAATATTCCGCAATTTGTACCCCAACATCCTGGAATTCAGGAGGGCAAGTTTCCTTTTGAAATGCTTTTTTCTCCAACAATTTCCAGCTCGCTTCCCTGGTTAGGAATCGAGGGGAATAAGGATTGGTACAGTGCTTGACTTCCATTGCCACATGTTCAAGTCGAGTTGTTAACATGATTCTACTTCCTTGTTTACCGATTGGAAAACATAATCTTAACTCATCCCATGCCTTTACTTCCCATACATCATCCAAGACAATGAGATATCTTTTGCCTATTAAACACTTACGCAACATATCGGCTATGTCACTCTCCTTATCTCCATTGTACTTAACACCTGTAACTTGCTTATAGATATCCCTCAACAGCTCTCTCACATCATATGATTGAGAAATGGTAAGCCATGCTCGAACATCAAAGTGAGAAACAATAGAAGAATCTTTGAATATCTTTCTGGCCAAAGTGGTCTTTCCGAGACCAGGCATGCCAAAAATAGAGACAATATCCCGTTCCCTTATTCCTCTGGTCAGTAGCTTAATTATCTTGTCAGCTTCATCCTCAAGCCCCACAGGTTCCTCTTCAGTTACTTGAGTAGTTGGTCTAGGAGTTAGAGCACTCTCATCAATGTTGACATCCTCCATCCTAATTAGCTTGATCTATTTTCTGGTTGTTGAGGTTGAAATGCTTGCTGTCAAAGAGCAGTATGCCTAACATTAGTAAGAGCAACGACATATCTCCAGTAAGCAATAAAAAACCAATAAGTTTGGACGAAGAACCATAAAGATCAGGAAAAAATAATGGGTACAAACAATGGTAACATTCCAGTTAGACTTTGTAAAAAAACCATTTGGAACTCTTAATTCTCTGACATAGATTTGTAAAAAAACCATTTGGAACTCTTCATTGTTTCTTTAATCATCAATCCAGCTCGCGAAAACCTAATGCAAAATTCCCCTTATGTGCGAATTAGATCAAAATATTCCCGTTTCCAGATTCAGATTCCTTTACATAGATCTA
Encoded proteins:
- the LOC104089047 gene encoding putative late blight resistance protein homolog R1A-3, which produces MEDVNIDESALTPRPTTQVTEEEPVGLEDEADKIIKLLTRGIRERDIVSIFGMPGLGKTTLARKIFKDSSIVSHFDVRAWLTISQSYDVRELLRDIYKQVTGVKYNGDKESDIADMLRKCLIGKRYLIVLDDVWEVKAWDELRLCFPIGKQGSRIMLTTRLEHVAMEVKHCTNPYSPRFLTREASWKLLEKKAFQKETCPPEFQDVGVQIAEYCKGLPLTVVLIGGILAKKERNVSEWCEVANNLKSHLGAVESESNLAIQLSYCYLPDHLRHCLLTMGVFREDEKFGASKLMLLWMAEGLVQCSDERGLEEVAEGYLIDIISSSLLMVSKTTFDGKVKYLQIHDLVRDFVLNKAKEEKFMQAIGIHNQYQPSYDEEHRVCIHLDHKLRHDLQRFNNKVDRFLTSGSKKGSFGQDLKSFFVTNNADDFLAYKDFWNTESNFHGTVSEVYLSRSYHFSSVGDLRLLRVLDFKNCIPGDYTNIVDILQSLVYLRYLGMCFEKFFFEWVSHMCDLETLLVDTEILGEGTPHIWKMTKLKHVDLETLLPREIFAVSEEGPSKLENLRAFNGMWLLPEDIELIERFPNLQKLLLIIIDKDFDEADSIVLKLDVLTQLQSLVLGSMCNITKYYLPSSLKELILRQVNISASATSTIAGLPNLQRLIFEGCIFEQDEWDVRDMEFPVLKILKFRGVHLRGWHVSESTSFPMLESLVLKSVELLEKIPDSFVDIGTLASIKVIYCDDNLNASALEIKEEVEATSGCDNLKVYIFPHYSREQKEKEEEYEEEEKEVEEEAASEVEAEEKDKGEEAAATAKGEAEEDKKEAATAPEVEAEEKEKEEEEEEEEEEAAAAAEVAVGAEVEAEEKEKEEEEEEAAAAEVEVAIGAEVEAEEKDKGEEEAATARAEAEKKEDEEEEEEDDKVSVSSFKTFNLGFMLFLFLLLFFWSHKYKK